Proteins encoded together in one Candidatus Xianfuyuplasma coldseepsis window:
- a CDS encoding oxidoreductase — protein MKWTEQDMPDLSGKVIVVTGANSGIGYEATRLFAKKNAEVIMACRNREKAEAAFDTIKQDVPTAKLVIIALDLASFSSIHKFSDELHKRYQTIDILLNNAGIMMTPYRETADGLEQQQGINHFGHFLLTSLLFDLLKQSNDPRIVNISSIAHRFGTMNFKNLQYKNKKGYVPFLAYGRSKLENLLFTYHLANNVEQAGLSVKVLAAHPGISSTNLGNHIYERGVYKAFHALTNKFTQSAYQGSLPGVRAAVDPMAQNGQFYGPDKLFGVKGAPVVCTSTKRSHNRNLQQQLWDYSLEVTYAPFTF, from the coding sequence ATGAAATGGACCGAACAAGATATGCCGGATTTGTCCGGAAAAGTAATCGTCGTAACAGGAGCAAACTCCGGTATTGGATATGAAGCAACACGATTGTTTGCAAAGAAGAATGCTGAAGTCATTATGGCCTGTCGTAATCGGGAAAAAGCCGAGGCAGCATTCGATACAATCAAACAGGATGTTCCGACCGCAAAACTAGTCATTATTGCGCTCGATTTAGCAAGTTTTTCATCCATACACAAGTTCAGTGATGAACTACATAAACGCTATCAAACCATTGATATCTTACTTAATAATGCTGGGATTATGATGACCCCATACCGTGAAACCGCGGATGGACTTGAACAACAACAAGGAATCAATCATTTTGGTCATTTTCTATTAACAAGTTTATTGTTTGATTTATTGAAACAAAGCAATGATCCGCGAATTGTCAATATCAGTAGTATTGCCCATCGCTTTGGTACAATGAACTTCAAGAACTTACAATACAAAAACAAAAAAGGATATGTCCCATTTTTAGCCTATGGACGCAGTAAGTTAGAGAATTTATTATTCACGTACCATTTGGCTAATAACGTAGAACAAGCGGGTTTATCAGTTAAAGTTCTTGCGGCTCATCCCGGTATTTCATCCACCAATCTGGGCAATCATATCTATGAACGCGGAGTTTACAAAGCCTTCCACGCACTCACCAATAAGTTTACTCAAAGTGCGTATCAAGGAAGTTTACCCGGTGTTCGTGCTGCGGTTGATCCAATGGCTCAAAACGGACAATTCTATGGCCCTGATAAACTCTTTGGAGTAAAAGGTGCTCCAGTAGTTTGCACCTCGACAAAACGATCACATAATCGCAATCTGCAGCAACAGTTATGGGACTATAGTCTCGAAGTCACATACGCTCCATTCACATTCTAA